In Leguminivora glycinivorella isolate SPB_JAAS2020 chromosome 19, LegGlyc_1.1, whole genome shotgun sequence, a single genomic region encodes these proteins:
- the LOC125236458 gene encoding protein gar2-like, with protein MCKTKRKFRRNGSGSRAPLHPCPEPPSESSSSESKSSESSEEKSESRESSESESKDSSESKSSSESESKNSSESESKDSSESKSESNETKESSDSKDTNESQSKETNEIDSKETSEASKETVEVESKETSEAQETEEAKSDEEAVEESKETAEAVSEETNEETSEEVQSRLFWSVFRGASPLGTF; from the exons atgtgtaaaacaaaacggaagttccgcagaaacggaagcggaagcagagctccgttacatccctgcccTGAACCACCCTCCGAATCTAGCTCCAGTGAGTCCAAATCTAGCGAGTCTAGTGAAGAAAAATCTGAATCGAGGGAGTCTTCGGAATCTGAATCTAAGGACTCTTCGGAATCAAAATCTAGCTCTGAATCAGAATCTAAGAACTCTTCTGAATCCGAATCTAAGGACTCTTCTGAATCAAAATC AGAATCTAATGAGACCAAGGAATCCTCTGACTCTAAAGACACCAATGAGTCAcaat CTAAAGAAACCAATGAGATTGATTCAAAGGAAACTTCAGAAGCCTCCAAAGAGACCGTTGAAGTAGAATCGAAGGAAACATCCGAAGCTCAAGAAACTGAAGAAGCTAAATCTGACGAAGAAGCTGTTGAGGAATCTAAGGAGACCGCTGAGGCAGTTTCTGAGGAAACGAATGAAGAGACGAGTGAGGAAGTACAGTCTCGCCTTTTCTGGTCAGTCTTCCGCGGTGCCTCACCTTTGGGAACATTTTAA